In the genome of Streptomyces sp. NBC_00237, one region contains:
- a CDS encoding ribosome-inactivating family protein, with translation MSRVLILTLALLAALGLTQGLSPKAHADPERRWTRIDWDITNLRPGTSSFSAGNAYDSMLESLRRTVSHAVHPNFPHSATTRQTGYYVEVALIDHTETNSHRLSLIVEASNLYVVGYFTPQGRYMFRDLDSAPVRAAYNAVFPGNRLEPRHFQSLPFGENYNSFSRDEWRMNDSFLGLRGDINHLANMPERAPGQNTPPALAAGRALTSVVAAVSEAARFRWIHNRIGNTIRTGYDMDENGRQDTLGRFGLELETRWSRLSAILSANLRNRPAEPVTIDGRVYRNSTDIELGNGRRVPALGLAVALGSQF, from the coding sequence ATGAGCCGCGTACTGATCCTCACCCTGGCTCTGCTGGCCGCTCTCGGCCTGACCCAAGGGCTGTCCCCGAAGGCGCACGCCGACCCGGAAAGACGTTGGACCCGCATCGACTGGGACATCACCAATCTGCGGCCGGGCACCAGCAGCTTCTCGGCCGGCAACGCCTACGACTCCATGCTGGAGAGCCTGCGTCGTACCGTCAGCCACGCGGTGCACCCCAACTTCCCGCACAGTGCCACCACCCGGCAGACGGGCTACTACGTCGAGGTCGCGCTGATCGACCACACGGAGACCAACAGCCACCGCCTCTCCCTGATCGTCGAGGCGAGCAACCTGTACGTGGTGGGTTACTTCACTCCTCAGGGCAGGTACATGTTCCGCGACCTGGACTCGGCGCCGGTCCGCGCCGCCTACAACGCCGTGTTCCCCGGCAACCGCCTTGAGCCGCGCCACTTCCAGTCGCTTCCGTTCGGGGAGAACTACAACAGTTTCTCCAGGGACGAGTGGCGGATGAACGACTCCTTCCTGGGGCTTCGCGGCGACATCAACCACCTGGCCAACATGCCCGAACGCGCTCCGGGGCAGAACACCCCGCCTGCACTCGCAGCCGGTCGGGCACTCACCTCGGTTGTCGCGGCGGTTTCCGAGGCAGCTCGCTTCCGGTGGATCCACAACCGCATCGGCAACACGATCCGGACCGGCTACGACATGGATGAGAACGGCAGGCAGGACACTCTCGGCCGTTTTGGCCTGGAACTCGAAACCAGATGGAGCAGGCTCTCCGCGATACTGTCGGCCAACCTCCGCAACCGTCCCGCTGAACCCGTCACGATCGACGGCCGGGTGTACCGCAACAGCACCGACATCGAACTCGGCAACGGCCGCCGTGTGCCGGCCCTCGGCCTGGCGGTCGCGCTGGGCTCCCAGTTCTGA